A single genomic interval of Musa acuminata AAA Group cultivar baxijiao chromosome BXJ3-4, Cavendish_Baxijiao_AAA, whole genome shotgun sequence harbors:
- the LOC135635342 gene encoding RING-H2 finger protein ATL77-like, whose amino-acid sequence MRVVGRATELGRRLIWRVVVGESKGPKGLDPAVLASLPVTPYADLAGSAMVGSECAMCLAEFGGGDAIRVMAACDHGFHVGCIDPWLSGHVTCPVCRSDLATPCNVIVVNG is encoded by the coding sequence ATGCGAGTCGTTGGTCGAGCGACTGAACTCGGGCGCAGGTTGATATGGCGAGTCGTTGTCGGTGAATCCAAGGGGCCCAAGGGGCTCGACCCGGCCGTGCTGGCGTCGCTCCCGGTGACGCCGTATGCCGATCTGGCTGGGTCAGCGATGGTGGGGTCGGAGTGCGCCATGTGTCTGGCGGAGTTCGGTGGCGGCGACGCTATCAGGGTGATGGCGGCGTGCGACCACGGGTTCCACGTGGGCTGCATCGACCCGTGGCTCTCTGGGCACGTCACGTGCCCCGTGTGCAGGTCGGACCTGGCGACGCCCTGCAACGTCATTGTGGTCAACGGATAA
- the LOC135635353 gene encoding E3 ubiquitin-protein ligase ATL9-like yields the protein MDSSYSTCFSLSSSASRRLLPPAAAPAPHSVTLSCDEYAVSKILAMVLCFLVIATIFYLAFAGPDSEEEDEDEEEQREELRGVKRAKPRGLDPAVLASLPVAPYAEVAGEGTVGPECAVCLTEFGGGDALRTMTGCGHGFHADCIDPWLAGHATCPVCRSDLAAACNVIVVGG from the coding sequence ATGGATTCTTCCTATTCGACCTGCTTCTCTCTTTCCAGCTCCGCCTCCCGCCGCCTTCTGCCTCCGGCAGCGGCGCCTGCACCACACAGCGTCACCCTTTCCTGCGATGAATATGCCGTCTCGAAGATCCTAGCCATGGTCCTCTGCTTCCTCGTCATCGCCACAATCTTCTACCTGGCCTTCGCCGGCCCGGACtccgaggaggaggacgaagacgAGGAAGAGCAGCGGGAGGAGCTGCGTGGAGTGAAGAGGGCTAAGCCAAGGGGGCTCGACCCGGCGGTACTGGCGTCGCTCCCGGTGGCGCCGTACGCCGAGGTGGCCGGGGAGGGGACGGTGGGGCCGGAGTGCGCCGTGTGCCTGACGGAGTTCGGCGGCGGCGACGCCCTCAGGACGATGACGGGGTGCGGCCACGGGTTCCACGCGGACTGCATCGATCCCTGGCTCGCCGGTCACGCCACGTGCCCCGTCTGCCGGTCGGACCTGGCGGCGGCCTGCAACGTCATTGTGGTCGGCGGGTAG
- the LOC135635344 gene encoding RING-H2 finger protein ATL8-like, whose protein sequence is MADAEQLPFSVRETKTKPEGDQTTVNDSRLRVMVEAHVSVGGAQSRVHYLDPFERGDWGYPLTARPMDSSHSSCISLSSSASRRLLSPAAPPSPYSDTPSCAEYAFPKLLSMVLCFLVIAALFYLAFGDQAYEEEDDEEGDPDPRGMKKSAPKGLDPAVLASLPVAPYAEVAGSGMVGSECAVCLAEFGGGDAVRVMAACGHGFHVGCIDPWLAGHVTCPVCRSDLAAPCNVIVVNG, encoded by the coding sequence ATGGCTGACGCAGAACAATTGCCGTTTTCAGTTAGGGAGACGAAAACCAAACCAGAAGGAGACCAAACCACGGTCAATGATTCCCGTTTGAGGGTGATGGTTGAGGCCCACGTGTCGGTTGGCGGGGCCCAGTCTCGGGTGcactatttagatccattcgaacgTGGCGACTGGGGATATCCTCTCACAGCTCGCCCAATGGATTCTTCCCATTCCAGCTGCATCTCCCTCTCCAGCTCTGCCTCCCGCCGCCTTCTGTCTCCGGCGGCGCCGCCTTCACCATACAGCGACACCCCGTCCTGCGCTGAATACGCCTTCCCCAAGCTCCTCTCCATGGTCCTATGCTTCCTCGTCATCGCCGCACTCTTTTATTTGGCCTTCGGAGACCAGGCCTacgaggaggaggatgatgaagAGGGGGATCCGGATCCGCGTGGAATGAAGAAGTCTGCGCCGAAGGGACTCGACCCGGCCGTGCTAGCGTCGCTCCCGGTGGCGCCGTATGCCGAGGTGGCAGGGTCAGGGATGGTGGGGTCGGAGTGCGCCGTGTGCCTGGCGGAGTTCGGTGGCGGCGACGCTGTCAGGGTGATGGCGGCGTGCGGCCACGGGTTCCACGTGGGCTGCATCGACCCGTGGCTCGCCGGGCACGTCACGTGCCCCGTGTGCAGGTCGGACCTGGCGGCGCCCTGCAACGTCATTGTGGTCAACGGATAG
- the LOC135635348 gene encoding RING-H2 finger protein ATL8-like, producing MVEAHVSVGGAQSRVHYLDPFERGDWGYPLTARPMDSSHSSCISLSSSASRRLLSPAAPPSPYSDTPSCAEYAFPKLLSMVLCFLVIAALFYLAFGDQAYEEEDDEEGDPDPRGMKKSAPKGLDPAVLASLPVAPYAEVAGSGMVGSECAVCLAEFGGGDAVRVMAACGHGFHVGCIDPWLAGHVTCPVCRSDLAAPCNVIVVNG from the coding sequence ATGGTTGAGGCCCACGTGTCGGTTGGCGGGGCCCAGTCTCGGGTGcactatttagatccattcgaacgTGGCGACTGGGGATATCCTCTCACAGCTCGCCCAATGGATTCTTCCCATTCCAGCTGCATCTCCCTCTCCAGCTCTGCCTCCCGCCGCCTTCTGTCTCCGGCGGCGCCGCCTTCACCATACAGCGACACCCCGTCCTGCGCTGAATACGCCTTCCCCAAGCTCCTCTCCATGGTCCTATGCTTCCTCGTCATCGCCGCACTCTTTTATTTGGCCTTCGGAGACCAGGCCTacgaggaggaggatgatgaagAGGGGGATCCGGATCCGCGTGGAATGAAGAAGTCTGCGCCGAAGGGACTCGACCCGGCCGTGCTAGCGTCGCTCCCGGTGGCGCCGTATGCCGAGGTGGCAGGGTCAGGGATGGTGGGGTCGGAGTGCGCCGTGTGCCTGGCGGAGTTCGGTGGCGGCGACGCTGTCAGGGTGATGGCGGCGTGCGGCCACGGGTTCCACGTGGGCTGCATCGACCCGTGGCTCGCCGGGCACGTCACGTGCCCCGTGTGCAGGTCGGACCTGGCGGCGCCCTGCAACGTCATTGTGGTCAACGGATAG